From a region of the Calypte anna isolate BGI_N300 chromosome 4, bCalAnn1_v1.p, whole genome shotgun sequence genome:
- the SERTM2 gene encoding serine-rich and transmembrane domain-containing 2 — protein sequence MTEISFKFRGNLTGRVHFPTLATEVDTRADKYSSLYLYVGLFLTLLALLLILLFSMLLRLKHVVSPITTSPESTENIQQFTDVEMQSRIPTT from the coding sequence ATGACTGAGATCTCTTTCAAATTCCGTGGAAACCTGACTGGCCGTGTCCACTTTCCAACTCTGGCTACAGAAGTAGACACAAGAGCAGATAAATATTCCAGCCTCTACCTGTATGTGGGATTGTTCCTAACACTTCTGGCTCTccttctgattttgcttttctccatgCTCTTACGCCTGAAGCATGTTGTATCCCCAATCACCACCTCTCCTGAGAGCACTGAGAACATCCAGCAGTTCACAGATGTGGAAATGCAGAGCAGGATTCCTACCACGTAG
- the ALG13 gene encoding putative bifunctional UDP-N-acetylglucosamine transferase and deubiquitinase ALG13, whose product MGSVFVTVGTTSFDDLIETVCSPETLQVLQNRGYQKLVLQVGRGALEPVPGSIQALAVEVFRFKDSVAEELRRADLVISHAGAGSCLETLEEGKPLIVVINEKLMNNHQLELAKQLHRDGHVLYCNCSTLVETLQSMDLSTLKPFPPGHPEKFALFLDNVFGFQ is encoded by the exons ATGGGCTCCGTTTTTGTCACCGTAGGCACCACCAGCTTCGATGACCTGATCGAGACCGTCTGCTCCCCGGAGACCCTGCAG GTGCTGCAGAACCGCGGGTACCAGAagctggtgctgcaggtggGACGGGGTGCTCTGGAGCCGGTACCGGGAAGCATCCAGGCCCTGGCGGTGGAAGTTTTCCGCTTCAAGGATTCGGTGGCCGAGGAGCTGCGGAGGGCGGACCTGGTGATCAGCCACGCAG GTGCAGGTAGCTGTCTGGAGACTCTAGAAGAAGGGAAACCACTGATAGTAGTAATAAACGAAAAGCTGATGAACAACCATCAGCTTGAACTGGCAAAACAGCTCCACAGAGATGGGCATGTCCTGTATTGTAATTGCAG CACTCTTGTGGAGACACTGCAGTCAATGGACTTGTCAACTttgaaaccttttcctcctggaCATCCAGAgaagtttgctttgtttttggaCAATGTTTTTGGGTTTCAATAA